atgtacataaataatataatacaacacagcaacatcacctaccattaaaaccactaagtctctttatcatggcccattttttcttcatggacagcacttaaaattACATGCTTTATTATAACCTATAGTCAGAACTCATGAAGGATTAGGGTTATGATGAAAGTCATATATTTTAAGTTCTTGGAAAAAAGTACTCTTGAGAAGAGAAACAGTTTTACTGCTGGTCGGTTGGGCTTCTGATAAGGCAAGAACAGGAAATGAGTGTGCAGGcactggggatgggggtggggtggacctctcagtttctcatctttctaattttaagctcagttctccacacttcGATGTtggtttgtgattttaaaaacccatcattaaaattcaccagcatcttaGGGCAAGTTTTACCTACTATAGATTTGTATGTaattttgatatatatatatatatatatatatatatatatatatatatatatggcaaaatAATCCTCCCTAGCACACTTATGTTACTTTCACCAGTATAcacattcttatgcacactttggCACATGCTTTTGTGTATACATTTCCTGAATGCGCATGGGAATGTGGTGCAAGAAAAGTGGTCTGTTGCCCAGATGGGAAGTTTAAGCTGAGCAAAGAGTAGCATGGAAACCAACTATGGGGACATCACTATGGTCTACACCAGGAAGAAGCAGACTTACCTGTATGAAGCTCGGTGAGTTTTCCTGTTGCCTGCAAAAGGTGGCTTATATTGAAATGTTCCCCTTGCTCCAGCCAAGCTAAAGTGACCGCAGTTCTTCCCCAAGAGTCTCCCCAAGTCAGGATAACTCAATAAGCTCCCTATAGAAACAATTAGAATGTTTGCTTCTTCTGGATGATTTGATATGGGAATAAGGACGCaaaattattttctctctctcctgctcactAGAGAATTTACACCAAAAGGGAAGAAAACACCACAAACATAACAAAGAACTTGGTTTGTGAGTTCTccatgtagggctgccatatttcaaaaagtgaaaatccgggcaCTTTTACAGACGGCCGAATTCCTGCTATGtgtgggaaattctggacatttCTGTCCGGTCGGATTTTTTTAATGTGGCAAATGTCTGGGGTTTTTTCTTTACAGTAACCCAAGAAAAGTTTTCTAGTGCATTAGACTCAGATCTAAGGCACCTGGCTAAGCTAGTCTGCAGCAGAGAATTGCAACAGAGAACCTGTTTCTCAGTtctacacagtggaagtgaggaacaggtttaaggatttagatttgctggacagagtgcctgaagaactatggatggaggctcgcaacattatacaggaggcagcaatgaaaaccatcccaatgaaaaggaaatgcaagaaagcaaagtggctgtccaacgaggccttacaaatagcaggggagagaaggcaagcaaaatgcgagggagatagtgaaagatacaggaaattgaattcagatttccaaaaaatagcaaggagagacaagaaggctttcttaaacgagcaatgcaaagaaatagaggaaaacaacagaatggggagaaccagagatctgttcaagaaaattggagatatgaaaggaacatttcgtacaaagattaccataataaaggacaaaagtggtaaggacctaacagaagcagaagacatcaagaagaggtggcaagaatacacagaggaattataccagaaagatatggatggcttgtACAcctcaggtagtgtggttgctgaccttgagctaGACATCCTGGAGTGTGAAGTcgaatgggccttagaaagcactgcaaataacaaggccagtggaagtgatggtattccagctgaactatttaaaatttttaaagatgatgctgttaaggtgctacactcaatatgccagcaaatttggaaaactcagcagtggccagaggattcgagaagatcagtctacatcccaatcccaaagaagggcagtgccaaagaatgctccaactaccacacaattgcactcatttcacacactagcaaggttatgcttaaaattctacaaggtaggctcaagcagtatgtggaccgagaactcccagaagtgcaagctggatttcgaaggggcagaggaaccagagaccaaattgcaaacatgcgctggattatggagaaagctggaGAGTTCCAAAaagacttctgcttcattgactatgcaaaagcctttgactgtgttgaccacagcaaactatggcaagttcttaaagaaatgggagtgcctgatcacctcatctgtctcctgagaaatctctatgtgggacaagaagctacagttagaactggatatggaacaactgactggttcaaaattgggaaaggagtacgacaaggctgtatattgtctccctgcttatttaacttacagTGGTGCcgcgcaagacgaatgcctcgcaaaacgaaaaacgcgcaagacgaaagggtttttcggtttttgcgtcgcttcgcaagacgattttccctatgggcttgcttcgcaagacgaaaacgtcttgtgagtttgttcgcttttttcctaatgccgcttgaagaggcgcagttgcgacggaccgtgcttctcaagacgaaaaacatcgcaagacgaaaagactcgcggaacgaattaatttcgtcttgcgaggcaccactgtatatgcagaattcatcatgcgagaggctgggctggatgaatccctagctggaattaagattgccggaagaaatatcaacaacctcagatatgcagatgacacaacactgatggcagaaagtgaggaggaattaaagaaccttttaatgagggtgaaagaggagagcgcaaaatatggtttgaagctcaacatcaaaaaaacgaagatcatggccactggtcccatcacctcctggaaaatagaaggggaagaaatggaggcagtgagaaattttacttttttgggctccatgatcactgcagatggtgacagcagccacgaaattaaaagacgtctgcttcttgggagaaaagcaatgacaaacctagacaacatcttaaaaagcagagacatcaccttgccaacaaagttccgtatagttaaagctatggttttcccagtagtgatgtacggaagtgagagctagaccataaagaaggctgatcgccgaagaattgatgcttttgaattatggtgctggaggagactcttgagagtcctatggactgaaagaagatcaaacatgtccattcttaaggaaatcagccctgagtgctcactggaaggacacatcctgaagctgaggctccaatactttggccacctcatgagaagagaagactccctggaaaagaccctgattttgggagagatggagggcacaaggagaaggggacgacagaggacaagatggttggatagtgttctcgaagctaccagcatgaatttgactaaacagcaggaggcagtggaagacaggagtgcctggcgtgctctggtccatggggtcacgaagagttggacacgaccaaatgactaaacaacaacaagcatcttAAATTAGCTACATACTGTATAAATCCCTTCTCTTGTGACTAAACTAAAAGGATGCTGGCCCAGCTGCAAGATCTTGGAGAAGGAATCTGGGAGGGCAAGGGCTAACAACACCCTGCCCATAAGAAGAGGCCATATGTACATGTTAATACattgttctgtgcacacttacGTTCACAGAGATGTGAACACGAGCCCAAATACTTTCATTTGGCAAATGAGGGTggaatatgtattattattattattattattattattattattattattttgttgttgaaaGTTGAGAACAttgtaggggtatttaaaatgacagTCGTCATAGCAACctgtagttaaaagtagaagtcagcaaccatgtcctcttttttgctattcaaaatatggcaaccctatgaaaTAGATATTGTTCTTAATTCACCATATTGGTTTGTGCGTTCTCCATGTAGGGTTGCAgtttttcaaaatgtgaaaatccaGGCAATTTTACAGACGGCCAAATcccggctatgtctgggaaattctggacatttCTGTCCATGCGGATTTTTTTAAtgtggcaaaatgtctggggttttttgtttacaGTAGCCCAAGAAAAGTTTTCTAGTGCATTAGACTCAGATCTAAGGCAACCTGGCTAAGCTAGTCTGCAGCAGAGAATTGCAACAGAGCAGCAtcttaaactaccgtatttttcgtcccataggacgcaccggcccataggacacacctagttttttaggggggaaataaaggaaaaatgtttttcatttatttcccccccaaaccaggtcggggaatccaaaccaggtcggggaacagcgggatggtggcgctgcgcctccccgctgttccTTGAACTTGTGGGGCTAGCACTGGGgagaagcacgcttctccccagcgccagcctccaaaccaggtcgaggaacagcgggatggcagcgctacgcctccctgctgtcccccgagcttgtggggctgcccgatgtctgcccgaagcgcggggcgctctgctttcagcgcgccccgcgctccgggaagcaggctgctatccgcagcctagggagccctgcgggaacgcccgcgggctccccaggcttgcggatagcttcctgaagcttcagcgaaagcctgcattcgccccataggatgcacacagatttccccttcatttttggagggggaaaagtgtgtcctatagggcaaaaaatacggtagctacatACTGTATAAATCCCTTCTCTTGTGACTGAACTAAAAGGATGCTGGCCCAGCGGCAAAATCTTGGACGAGTCTGGGAGGGCAAGGGTTAACAACACCCTGCCCATAAGGAGAGTCCATATGTACATGTTTGAAACAGTTTAATACattgttctgtgcacacttacGTTCACAGAGATGTGAACATGAGCCCAAATACTTTCATTTGGCAAATGAGGGAgcaataagtattattattattattattactatattggtgttgaaagttaagaacattgtagggaaatttaaaatgagagtcgtcatagcaatctgtagttaaaagtagaagtcagcaaacatgtcctctttttttgctcttcaaaatatggcaaccctatgaaaTATATGTTGCTCTTAAGGGGGCAGCATACACTTAATTCACCATCCACTAAATATGCCACAGGATCCGATATAAGGACTTCTGTATCATGGACCTTAACTTTGGGCAAATCTGCTGTACCTGGTTAAAGTGATGTAATGATTATTCGCTCTTCCCAGGAGaccatgggaattgtagctctagagcaaaagctgacagaatatgccgaattagatggtttatcagaaaaaataaagaataaatcaaaacaggaatttgtttcaaaatgggttttcaaagaatatctgaaaaataaatatagtagtttaaattatgttgcagcattcgaggaacttcagtaatagttgcaaggtagatataagaaattagatttattaagaataagtttaattatgataaaagtgtgtataggcaataagtaatatgaatttgaaatatggaatagacaggaggttgggtctttagtgttaagaccaatggatgttttattgtttgctaagaaaattatgtgtctatggttattcttgtgtgtaatttggtatttgttttttcctcttgttgttgtatcaataaaaaacttatttttttaaaaaaaaaggatcaaGGAAGAAACAAGAAAGTCTGTATGTATGGTTTTATTCAGTCATTGTGTTGCAAGACAAAGAATCCAGCTCTTAACTCCTTAGTGATGTTGCTCACTCTGAGCTCCTCCCCTTCCTTGCCCAGCAACAGTACTTGGCCCTTTGCTCTTGAATCCTAATTGAAAGTCGAGTCCGTGGGGATGGTGGCGCTTCTATGCTCTCTAAGAACGTCTCTGTTGGCCCCTCCTTCTCTTAACACCTCATAATTTGGCAACTCTGATTTCTGCTGTAATTCATTCCTGTCTCTCTTCTCTTGAAACtactgggggggggcaagcagtGGAGAAGGAGGGGGCGATCCTCAGCCCTCCTCTTAAGTCCTGCCCCTGACATGTAGGTGGGATGCTTAATCCACTAGCCACCTTTTCTATTGCTTCCCCTTGTCCACTACTTTTTTACTCTCTAATCCAtaggtggagaacctgtgacttgccaagattttgctggactacaacctccttcatccctgagcattggccatgctggtgggaCTGACGAGTGTTGGAGGccatcaacatctgcagggccaccaATTCCCCACCCTTGATAAAAATATGTATTATGTGGGGAGCTGAGCAACGTCACTGACATTCATTTGGGTGCTATGAATCTTCCAAGGACTTTCTTGAAGGCAGCCTTCACATCTTTGTTGCGCAAGCTGTAAATGAAGGGGTTGACCAGGGGGTTGAGCACGGTGTAGAAAAGAGCATTTGCCTTGTCCCCATTTGGAGTGTGCTGCGAGCTTGGTCGGGAATACATGAAGAGGATGGAGCCATAGTAGAGGGAGACAGAGAGTAGGTGGGCAGAGCACGTGGAGAAGGCCTTGCGCCGCCCTGCAGCTGAGCGGATGCGTATGATGGCTGTCACAATGCCTGCATAGCAGCCCAGGATGAGGGCAGTGCTTGGCAGCACAGTGCAAACAATGACTGTGGCCAAGATGAGTTCATAGATCCGGGTATCCTTACAGGCCATTTTCACGAGTGGCTGCACATCACAAAAGTAGTGGTTGATaatgttgctcccacaaaagCCTAGCTGGAAAGTATTACCTGCATGCACAATACCAACAGCGAAGCCAGCTGCATAAGACCCAGCAATCAGCTGGGTGCAGAGTTTCTTGGTCATGGCACTGGAATAGCGGAGTGGCTTGCAAATGGCCACATAGCGGTCATAGGCCATGGTAGCTAGCAGGAAACATTCACTGTGTCCGAAGCTAGCCGAGAAGAAGAACTGAGCTGCACAGCTTGTGTTGGATATGATATTGTTCTCAGACACACAGTCGTACAGGATCCGGGGAGTATAGACGGAGGAGTACCAGACATCCAGGAAGGAAAGGCTGCCCACAAAGAAATACATGGGTGTGTGCAAGCGGGAATCTAGGTAGATCAGTGTGATGAGACCCAGGTTTCCAGTCAATGTGAGAGTGTACGAGACCAGGAACAGAACAAAGAAGAGGATCCTCAGGAGTGGATCTGTTGTGAAACCCATCAAAATGAAGTTGGTAAGATGTGTGCGgttgccttctgtttccatcatcaCCATGGATCTCACCAGTTGATGCAGGGAAGAGGACGAGTAATGCTGTCATTCCCCTCAATGGTATTATATAGAGCACACCTGTGATTTGGAGGGATGGATTTATTAAAACGACATACAAAATGTAATATgttatttccccccttgttttacAATAGCAAAAGAAGATAGACTTTTCTTTTTCCATCTGGCAATGTGAAACTCAGCACAAATCAACCACTGCTAAAGTGATCCTGTAAAAGAAGGGTAGGCACTTTCTGCCTCAAATATTGTGGGACCAGAAGCTTTGGTGGTGGGATACAGAGAATCGCTGGGGAAATTGAGGTGAATTGAGAGGACATTTTGCTGAGGCAATGAATCTGAGGAGTAATTTTGGTTTGGTAAGGGCGGTAGCTCTCCACTGTCCTCCAGGGAGGGGAAAGCCAGGATTTATGAGGTAAAATTCCTGACAATGTTCTCCAGTGGGGTCTGGGGAGCTCTCTGTATCCTACTATGCCGCTTAAGCCAACTTGAAAGGCGGAATGGGTGAGACCTGGGAGTGTGTCCCTGCCATGGAGGAGCCTCCATCTCTGGCATGATTTGTGGTTAGTTTCTCATTAATTTGGAACATTGGTGTTAATCAAGAGGTGCTCCTGGACCAACATATACTAATGGGCTGCAATCAATCAGCTGCCGAGAGGACTGTGTTTGGCTTTTTGAAGGTATTTGAATGTTTTTTCTGAAGCTTGAAAATCCTCACAACAgctgggaaggaaagggaaggacaaggtgttttgtgttttatatagttttcaaatggtttctttTCTTGTCCTCtcctgcaaaaagaaagaaatgtgtttaGCCATGGCTATGTTATTTTGTCTGAtaccaaggaaaagggggggaggcttTTGATTTATGCCCAATGAGGAATTTAACAAGATTTTATTATGCCCTCCCCACTCGATTGAGGTGGAATggactttatttaaaattatctttGGACTGGACCAAGATTGTGAGGGAACAAGGCTGATTTACAAGAatgaatggctgctgcacagatcTGGCAAGAGGCTGTatctgagaattttttttaaatctttagcTGTGTGCCAAGGAAGAACTCCAGGGTGGAATTTTAATGGCAGAGATTGGACATGTACTCTGTGAGTTATTTATAGCCACAGCCTGTACGCAAGATGGAATGTGACCTTGAAAACACTGCAGAGGACTGAAGAAAGGAAGATAGTAATTAACCCTCCCAGCACACCGGGTCTGAGACAATAATGTTTATGAAGGAGTACACACCTGAAATGGATTTTATATTTATAGGAAGTAACAGAGACTATCAAGGCATATTAAATGGAATGGGATAGGTCTATAAGAAGAAGTGATACAAAAGAAGGGAAGCTATCCAAGGCTCTTTTTCAGATGACAGAAAATTTAAGTTTAGTTGATATACAAAGAGAAAAACACCCACTGGATAGACAATTCACATCTTTTTCATCCATGAATAATTCGGTGAGCCGAATTGACTCTGTGTGGACATCTAGAAATTTGTACATTATGGTAAAGAAGGTAGAAATTCTACCCAGGACACTTTCAGATCACAACTCTATTATTATGGAATTAAGAACTGGGCAAAATTCCCCACtgagatggagattaaatgagaatTTATTAAACGATCAAGAAATATTAGAAAAGGGTGGGggaatattaaaatattattctGAAATCATTTGAATCAAGAGACAAATTTGAAAGTGGTATGGAATGCAagcaaagcagtgtgtgtgtgggggggtgttatcCAGCAAAGTgcataccaaaaaagaaaagagagttgGAAAAGCAATAAATTCTACAACAAAGAAAACGGAAAGAAAAATAATTGATCAATTCCCCTAGAAAAGAGATAGTTAAATAGGGTATTAAATTATTGCAAACACTTAAGGACGAAGAGGTGAAGGAAGTGATGGTGAAGTGGGCACATGATATTGGCTATCCAACTGAGATGGAAAAATGGGGAAAACTATGGGGAAAAGACTTAAAATTCATTGTGTGCTATCTGATAAAATAAAACTTTATGGAAAGGACTTACAGATGGTACCTGACCCCATCCAAATTagccaaaataaaaaagaacagcaaCAAGAGATGTAAACAATATGAAGGAACCTTATTCCACATGTGATGGACATGTCCCCAAATCAATTTTTGGGAGGACGTGATCTATGAGGAACTAAACAGAAtgctaaaacacacatttttaaagaaacctgaagctttcctatCAGGCATTCTAATGATAAGCatcccaaatg
The nucleotide sequence above comes from Podarcis raffonei isolate rPodRaf1 chromosome 1, rPodRaf1.pri, whole genome shotgun sequence. Encoded proteins:
- the LOC128402615 gene encoding olfactory receptor 9G4-like, which gives rise to MVMMETEGNRTHLTNFILMGFTTDPLLRILFFVLFLVSYTLTLTGNLGLITLIYLDSRLHTPMYFFVGSLSFLDVWYSSVYTPRILYDCVSENNIISNTSCAAQFFFSASFGHSECFLLATMAYDRYVAICKPLRYSSAMTKKLCTQLIAGSYAAGFAVGIVHAGNTFQLGFCGSNIINHYFCDVQPLVKMACKDTRIYELILATVIVCTVLPSTALILGCYAGIVTAIIRIRSAAGRRKAFSTCSAHLLSVSLYYGSILFMYSRPSSQHTPNGDKANALFYTVLNPLVNPFIYSLRNKDVKAAFKKVLGRFIAPK